The following are from one region of the Paenibacillus antri genome:
- the nagA gene encoding N-acetylglucosamine-6-phosphate deacetylase has protein sequence MKKLVINGKMYTKRGILDNGNLLIDEEGRIEAVGGPEVAAGCGEASILDAQGMTVLPGFVDVHVHGGAGFHTMKGTYEDLNGMSRFHAAHGTTSFLATTNTDSKETIVRALRNCAVSAERGLAGADLLGIHLEGPYLSAARAGAQNKSQLCAPNVEELQRFIDASQGLIRLATLAPELDGGMEAVEMLSKAGITVSIGHSDATYAQVLDAIGRGASQTTHHFNGMSPLHHREPGVAGAGLLCRELTTELIADGIHVHPAVVKLLFETKGPDRVCMITDAVSSAGLPDGDYGDRTMKDGQIWLKDGSSLAGSSLTMIAALKNALRFTGYPLERLLPSFTAVPARQAGVSHRKGALEAGKDADFLILDEALSLVSTFVKGNEVYKATNA, from the coding sequence ATGAAAAAATTAGTTATCAACGGTAAAATGTACACGAAACGCGGGATTCTCGATAACGGAAACCTGTTGATCGACGAAGAAGGTCGGATCGAAGCGGTCGGCGGACCGGAGGTAGCCGCAGGCTGCGGCGAAGCGTCGATCCTGGATGCTCAAGGAATGACCGTTCTTCCAGGCTTCGTCGACGTCCATGTTCACGGCGGAGCCGGGTTCCATACGATGAAAGGAACTTATGAAGATCTGAACGGGATGAGTCGGTTTCATGCGGCCCACGGCACGACGTCGTTCCTCGCGACCACGAACACGGATTCGAAAGAAACGATCGTACGGGCGCTGCGAAATTGCGCCGTCTCGGCCGAGCGGGGGCTGGCAGGGGCAGACCTGCTCGGAATCCATTTGGAGGGTCCATATTTAAGCGCCGCCCGCGCCGGAGCCCAAAACAAGTCTCAATTATGCGCTCCGAACGTGGAAGAGCTTCAACGTTTCATCGATGCGTCGCAAGGTCTGATTCGTCTCGCGACGCTCGCTCCGGAACTCGACGGCGGCATGGAAGCGGTGGAGATGCTGTCGAAGGCGGGGATAACGGTATCGATCGGACACTCCGACGCGACGTACGCACAAGTGTTGGACGCTATTGGGAGAGGAGCTTCGCAAACGACTCACCATTTCAACGGCATGAGCCCGTTGCATCATCGGGAGCCCGGCGTCGCCGGCGCCGGACTCCTCTGCCGGGAGCTGACGACGGAGCTGATCGCCGACGGGATTCACGTGCACCCCGCGGTCGTAAAGCTTCTGTTCGAAACCAAGGGCCCGGATCGCGTATGCATGATTACGGATGCGGTGTCCAGCGCGGGATTGCCCGACGGCGACTACGGCGACAGAACGATGAAGGACGGTCAAATCTGGTTGAAGGACGGCTCGAGCCTCGCCGGAAGCTCGCTGACGATGATCGCGGCGTTGAAGAACGCCCTTCGGTTCACCGGATACCCGCTCGAACGACTGTTGCCTTCCTTCACGGCGGTTCCGGCGCGGCAAGCCGGCGTCTCTCACCGGAAAGGGGCGCTTGAGGCCGGGAAGGATGCGGACTTTTTGATCCTGGATGAAGCTCTCTCTCTCGTGTCGACGTTCGTCAAAGGCAATGAGGTCTATAAAGCAACTAACGCGTGA
- a CDS encoding SDR family NAD(P)-dependent oxidoreductase gives MSAKPSNGRTALVTGASRGIGRGIAFSLAESGYDLVITHLNEPEEADRAASEIQTVHGRKCTVLQSDLSLPGAPDALADRAIRSAGRIHVLVNNAGVTMLSKLVEMETEKLDYLINLNLRAPLLMMKAIGRHMKDQGIRGNIVNIASTRGERAYPLDAVYGATKAALLRATQSVALELSTHGIRANTIAPGAIQVREGIHARNERLARNIPLQRMGTPDDIGKAVAWLVSDEASYMTGATLRIDGGLILPGMPETGSAADGGWGRVD, from the coding sequence ATGAGCGCGAAACCCTCGAACGGCCGTACTGCGCTCGTTACGGGCGCAAGCCGAGGCATCGGCAGGGGCATCGCTTTCTCCCTTGCCGAAAGCGGATACGACCTTGTCATCACTCATCTGAATGAACCGGAGGAAGCCGACCGAGCGGCCAGCGAAATCCAAACGGTGCACGGCAGGAAATGCACCGTACTCCAATCCGATCTATCTTTGCCGGGCGCGCCGGATGCGCTCGCCGACCGAGCGATCCGATCCGCGGGACGAATCCATGTTCTCGTCAATAATGCGGGCGTTACGATGTTGTCGAAGCTCGTCGAGATGGAGACGGAGAAGCTGGACTATCTCATAAACTTAAATTTGAGAGCCCCGCTGTTGATGATGAAGGCGATCGGCCGGCACATGAAAGACCAAGGCATCCGCGGGAACATCGTCAACATCGCCTCGACTCGGGGCGAACGCGCCTATCCGCTGGACGCGGTGTACGGCGCGACGAAGGCGGCCTTGCTGCGGGCTACCCAGTCGGTCGCCTTGGAGCTGTCGACCCATGGCATTCGAGCGAATACCATCGCGCCCGGGGCGATTCAAGTCCGTGAAGGAATCCATGCGCGTAACGAGCGGCTGGCCCGGAACATTCCGCTGCAGCGCATGGGCACGCCGGACGATATCGGAAAGGCGGTCGCATGGCTCGTGTCCGACGAAGCTTCCTATATGACCGGCGCAACGCTGCGGATCGACGGCGGCTTGATCTTGCCCGGAATGCCGGAAACCGGGAGCGCCGCGGACGGCGGATGGGGGAGAGTCGATTAG
- a CDS encoding enolase C-terminal domain-like protein — translation MSLTITDVRTIVTAPDGINLVVVKIETSEPGLYGLGCATFTQRYLSVKSAVDDYMKPFLIGKDPQRIEDVWQSAMVSSYWRNGPVLNNALSGVDMALWDIKGKLAGMPVYQLLGGKCREAAAVYRHADGRDEKEVEENVRRYMAEGYRYIRCQMGSYGGKDHKIVSPEGALPGAYFDPDAYARSIPRMFEHLRRELGDEIELLHDIHERVAPIEAIRMAKRLEPYRLFFLEDALPPEHLDWFRSIRAQCATPLAMGELFVHPQEWTPLIVNQLIDFIRCHISAIGGLTPARKLAALCEAFGVRTAWHGPGDVSPIGHAANVHLDLATPNFGIQEWSGFSERMKEVFPGCPEVRNGYAYANECAGFGIELDEALAARYPCRNVLPAWTLARTPDGTSVRP, via the coding sequence ATGTCCTTAACAATAACGGACGTACGAACGATCGTCACGGCGCCGGACGGGATCAATCTTGTCGTCGTGAAAATCGAAACGTCCGAGCCCGGGCTGTACGGACTCGGCTGCGCCACGTTCACCCAACGTTACCTCTCCGTAAAATCGGCGGTAGACGATTATATGAAGCCGTTCCTGATCGGGAAGGACCCGCAGCGCATCGAAGATGTATGGCAGTCCGCGATGGTCAGCTCGTACTGGCGCAACGGCCCTGTATTGAATAACGCGTTGTCCGGCGTCGATATGGCGCTCTGGGACATTAAAGGCAAACTGGCGGGCATGCCCGTGTACCAATTGCTCGGAGGGAAATGCAGAGAAGCCGCGGCCGTGTATCGTCATGCGGACGGACGGGACGAGAAAGAAGTCGAGGAGAACGTAAGGCGGTATATGGCGGAAGGGTATCGATATATCCGTTGCCAGATGGGCTCGTACGGAGGGAAAGACCATAAGATCGTCTCCCCCGAAGGCGCGCTCCCCGGCGCGTACTTCGACCCGGACGCATACGCGCGTTCGATCCCGCGGATGTTCGAGCATCTGCGGCGCGAGCTCGGCGACGAAATCGAACTGCTCCACGACATTCACGAGCGAGTCGCTCCGATCGAGGCGATCCGCATGGCTAAGCGGCTGGAACCGTACCGGTTGTTCTTTTTGGAAGACGCCTTGCCTCCCGAGCATCTCGATTGGTTCCGCAGCATTCGAGCGCAATGCGCCACGCCGCTGGCGATGGGGGAGCTGTTCGTACACCCGCAGGAGTGGACGCCGCTCATCGTCAACCAACTGATCGACTTCATTCGATGCCATATCAGCGCTATCGGCGGGTTGACTCCCGCGAGAAAACTTGCGGCGCTGTGCGAGGCGTTCGGCGTACGCACCGCCTGGCACGGTCCGGGCGACGTGTCCCCGATCGGTCACGCCGCCAACGTGCATCTCGATCTCGCGACGCCGAACTTCGGAATACAGGAGTGGAGCGGCTTCTCGGAACGGATGAAGGAAGTGTTCCCGGGTTGTCCTGAGGTTCGCAACGGATACGCCTACGCGAATGAATGCGCGGGGTTCGGCATCGAGCTCGACGAAGCGTTGGCGGCTCGATACCCTTGCCGTAACGTATTGCCCGCGTGGACGTTGGCCCGAACGCCGGACGGTACGTCCGTGAGACCGTAA
- a CDS encoding DNA-3-methyladenine glycosylase, which yields MERYRFLAKDTVEAAERLLGWELVRRTERGVIRIRITETEAYKGGDDPASHASRGVTARNRLMFGDVGYLYVYLIYGMHHCMNIVAHEPGEVGAVLLRGGTALEGIDLIRRNRPGVSDRLLLDGPGKLAQGLGIDLSWNGYFLLEPGASAADGLRLEPGQAEGSISRTPRIGITKAKELPWRFVLEPSESR from the coding sequence ATGGAACGGTATCGTTTCCTGGCAAAAGACACGGTAGAAGCGGCGGAGCGGCTGCTGGGATGGGAATTAGTCCGCAGGACGGAACGCGGCGTCATTCGGATCCGCATCACGGAGACGGAAGCGTACAAAGGCGGCGACGACCCGGCCAGCCATGCAAGCCGGGGAGTAACCGCGCGGAATCGGCTCATGTTCGGGGACGTCGGTTACTTATATGTATATCTCATCTACGGGATGCATCATTGCATGAACATCGTCGCCCACGAACCCGGAGAAGTCGGCGCCGTCTTGCTTCGGGGAGGAACCGCCCTGGAAGGAATCGATCTGATTCGTAGGAATCGACCGGGCGTCTCGGATAGGCTACTATTAGACGGTCCGGGGAAGCTTGCCCAAGGGTTGGGCATCGATCTGAGCTGGAACGGTTATTTCCTGCTCGAACCCGGCGCGTCCGCCGCCGACGGCTTGCGACTCGAACCGGGGCAGGCGGAAGGATCGATTAGCAGAACGCCGCGAATCGGCATTACGAAAGCCAAGGAGCTTCCGTGGCGTTTCGTACTCGAACCTTCGGAATCCCGATAG
- a CDS encoding right-handed parallel beta-helix repeat-containing protein, with product MEKIIVTVVESPDSPPGKANRDIQAAIDYVSYLGGGTVRIGRGAFQIETAIHLRSHVKLEGIPGETVLRQSEERVSPLAADADLHERQITVERPDAFQVGQTITIRKAAASMGFGDTVAVVTAKEGNTLHLDREINSTVLLAHGGIATTQTSVIGANGCEQIEIRNLIVEGNTSNTLADGCRNAGIYLYGSRNVVIEGCTVKDYNGDGISYQHCSGVRVLACECVRNGGKGIHPGSGTVDTLIRDSVFNENGMDGIFLCWRVQDSVVEHNEAVGNRSNGLSIGHKDVRNVIRYNRLSHNGYYGIFFRNEGDPMAANYNRVEWNTIEDNGSEAMGYVGIRIRGHTHHVELVANRISFEKAPRDRTIGICMEEHTRDLLLEDNEFVGCALPTHHHWLPEGE from the coding sequence ATGGAGAAAATCATCGTAACGGTCGTCGAGTCGCCGGACAGCCCTCCGGGGAAGGCCAACCGGGACATCCAAGCCGCGATCGACTATGTGTCTTACCTTGGCGGAGGCACGGTTCGGATCGGGAGGGGCGCGTTCCAGATCGAAACCGCGATCCATCTGCGCTCTCATGTGAAGCTGGAGGGCATTCCGGGCGAGACGGTGCTGCGTCAATCCGAAGAACGGGTCTCGCCGCTCGCGGCCGACGCCGATTTGCACGAACGGCAAATAACGGTGGAGCGCCCGGATGCATTCCAGGTCGGCCAGACGATTACGATTCGCAAAGCCGCCGCAAGCATGGGCTTCGGAGATACGGTCGCCGTCGTCACGGCGAAGGAAGGGAATACGCTTCATCTCGACCGCGAAATCAATTCCACCGTCCTGTTGGCGCACGGCGGCATCGCGACGACGCAAACCTCGGTCATCGGCGCGAACGGTTGCGAGCAGATCGAAATTCGGAACCTGATCGTGGAGGGGAACACGAGCAACACGCTCGCGGATGGGTGCCGCAACGCGGGGATCTACCTGTACGGTTCCCGTAACGTCGTGATTGAAGGTTGCACGGTTAAGGACTATAACGGGGACGGGATCAGCTATCAGCACTGTTCGGGGGTTCGCGTGCTCGCTTGCGAATGCGTCCGCAACGGCGGCAAGGGGATTCATCCCGGGAGCGGCACGGTCGATACGCTGATCCGGGACAGCGTCTTTAACGAGAACGGCATGGACGGCATCTTCCTCTGTTGGAGAGTCCAAGACAGCGTCGTCGAGCACAACGAAGCGGTCGGCAACCGCTCGAACGGTCTTTCGATCGGCCATAAAGACGTTCGGAACGTGATTCGGTACAACCGGCTTTCGCACAACGGCTACTACGGAATCTTCTTCCGCAACGAAGGGGACCCGATGGCGGCTAATTACAATCGCGTCGAATGGAACACGATCGAGGACAACGGCTCGGAAGCGATGGGCTATGTCGGCATCCGCATTCGCGGTCATACGCATCATGTCGAGCTTGTCGCGAACCGGATTTCGTTCGAGAAGGCGCCGCGGGATCGAACGATCGGCATCTGCATGGAAGAACATACGCGGGATCTCCTTCTCGAAGACAACGAGTTCGTCGGCTGCGCGCTGCCGACGCACCATCACTGGCTCCCGGAAGGCGAATAA
- a CDS encoding sugar phosphate isomerase/epimerase family protein produces the protein MSVGVLAHLFGSLPIRQLATEVSEAGFSHVQLALWKAISDVDFSEPGKLSPGLASYIGEEFAKRGVSISVLGCYLHLYDRDVERRRANLARFKELLRYARSFGCSIVAAESGTLPGGDYNEQDWKAMRHALEELAEEAERWGVFVGMEPANGHLIGTASELNQLLEEVPSPNVGVVIDPGNLLTEDNFAAQDDVIREAFDLLGDRIVAAHAKDRFLSEDGKLLTASPGYGRMNYELYLELLHRYKPYAHIVMEQATRDEMADSKQYIERIRAGYEKPITK, from the coding sequence ATGTCGGTCGGCGTATTAGCTCATCTGTTCGGAAGCTTGCCTATAAGACAACTGGCCACGGAGGTGTCCGAGGCCGGATTCTCCCATGTACAGCTTGCGTTGTGGAAGGCGATCAGCGACGTCGATTTCTCCGAACCGGGGAAGCTGAGCCCTGGGTTAGCCTCGTACATCGGAGAAGAGTTCGCCAAGCGAGGCGTCTCGATCTCCGTGTTGGGATGCTATTTGCACCTGTACGACCGCGACGTCGAACGGCGGCGCGCAAATCTCGCGCGGTTTAAGGAGCTGCTTCGGTATGCTCGTTCGTTCGGCTGCAGCATCGTTGCCGCCGAGTCGGGAACGCTGCCGGGGGGCGATTACAACGAACAGGATTGGAAAGCGATGCGGCACGCGCTGGAGGAGCTCGCCGAGGAGGCGGAACGGTGGGGCGTCTTCGTCGGCATGGAGCCGGCGAACGGCCATCTGATCGGAACGGCTTCCGAATTGAACCAATTGCTCGAGGAGGTGCCGTCGCCGAACGTCGGCGTCGTGATCGATCCGGGAAACCTGTTGACGGAGGACAACTTCGCGGCGCAGGACGACGTAATCCGGGAAGCCTTCGATTTGCTGGGAGATCGGATCGTCGCGGCCCACGCGAAGGATCGGTTCCTGTCCGAAGACGGCAAGCTGCTTACGGCGTCCCCGGGATACGGACGGATGAATTACGAATTATATTTGGAACTGCTTCATCGATATAAGCCTTACGCGCATATCGTCATGGAGCAGGCGACTCGAGACGAGATGGCCGATTCCAAACAATATATCGAACGAATCCGCGCGGGTTACGAGAAACCGATAACGAAATAA
- a CDS encoding cell wall hydrolase has protein sequence MDPRRKPKRKQALAGLTALFLFAATPLSAAADETMILENASVTIDGKEVLLDDPVRMTDGRLFLPVTALASLFGATVEWDGDNEAATIHTSENEKIVMRNGVPVVQVNERRYLMDVSPFLADGRTYLPFRYAAELMDASVEWNDTEKTAELTSTAEEPPALQAADPYAEEDMQLLAKIVQVEAGSESYEGQLAIANIILNRVKDSRFPNTIRDVIYSGRQFPPAHNGLLDRSEPNDSVLRATRDALDGKNNIEDAVYFYNPDVTGGAFWDRLEVVAEIGNHAYARP, from the coding sequence ATGGATCCAAGAAGGAAGCCGAAGCGGAAGCAAGCGCTGGCAGGTTTGACCGCCCTGTTCTTGTTCGCCGCAACGCCGTTATCCGCCGCTGCCGATGAGACGATGATCTTAGAGAATGCAAGCGTTACGATCGACGGGAAAGAAGTGCTTCTGGACGACCCGGTTCGGATGACGGATGGAAGGTTGTTCTTGCCGGTCACGGCTCTAGCGAGCTTGTTCGGCGCGACGGTGGAGTGGGACGGCGACAACGAAGCCGCGACCATCCATACCTCGGAGAACGAGAAAATCGTGATGAGGAACGGCGTGCCCGTCGTTCAAGTGAACGAGCGGCGGTACCTTATGGACGTGTCGCCATTCCTGGCGGACGGAAGAACGTATCTCCCCTTCCGGTATGCGGCCGAGCTCATGGATGCAAGCGTGGAATGGAACGACACCGAGAAGACGGCCGAGCTAACGTCGACGGCGGAGGAACCGCCCGCGCTGCAAGCGGCCGACCCGTACGCCGAGGAAGACATGCAGCTGCTCGCGAAGATTGTCCAGGTCGAGGCCGGATCCGAATCGTACGAAGGGCAGTTAGCCATCGCGAATATTATTTTGAACCGCGTGAAGGATTCGCGATTTCCGAATACGATTCGCGACGTCATTTATTCGGGCCGCCAATTTCCTCCCGCCCATAACGGCTTGCTGGATCGGAGCGAGCCGAACGACAGCGTGCTTCGTGCGACGAGGGACGCCTTGGACGGGAAAAACAATATCGAAGACGCGGTGTATTTTTATAATCCCGACGTAACCGGCGGGGCGTTCTGGGACCGGCTCGAAGTGGTGGCCGAAATCGGGAATCATGCGTACGCCAGACCATGA
- a CDS encoding PEP/pyruvate-binding domain-containing protein, which translates to MGFRGKASTGLPGFDQVIDMLRLGDNVVWQVDSTEDYQRLVAPYIEQSLRDERRLVYVRFGKHEPVIGEHPEVETYEIDPTRGFERFTAEVYALIERRGKQAFYVFDSLTELLEQWKSDLMIGNFFKIVCPYLYELDTIAYFALIRSAHTYSTIAGIRETTQLLLDVYRVNGNVYIHPLKVWNRYSPTMFFPHLIRGDEAVSITASTETAELFSAIRRGAERLDYWDVLLQQAQDALQSDAVRQEQVKRTLIAMMLGGDAGRMTELCERYFTLSDLLLVASREIGTGFIGGKSVGMLLARKILDCEGRQRFADCIEPHDSYYIGSDVYYTYIVQNGWWGLRAKQRTEEGYFEYGKELKTKLLQGKFPPNIRERLMQMLEYFGQSPIIVRSSSLLEDNFGNAFAGKYESVFCANQGTPEERYEALEQAIRVVYASSMDEDALQYRLNRGLFDRDEQMAILVQRVSGDHYRDHFFPHVAGVGFSMNLYVWEQGIDMNAGMLRLVFGLGTRAVDRTEGDYTRLVALDDPSRLPPMYAEDERKYSQHDVDVLSLGENRLTTRKADEVLQLDLKTDRGWFATPDYETERRMRELGMHSSPTPQLLHFRRLLRESEFPATMRDMLAQLERVYDYPVDLEFTANFGADGRFKINVLQCRPMQTRGLGGQGAVKLPELGPDAAERLFFAGRGNFMGGNARLPVERVVYVRPEAYAQLTDREKYSIARTIGKLNAQFKGKHALLIGPGRWGTTIPSLGVPLRFSELCHMTALFEVAVPSEGFMPELSYGSHFFQDLVESDIFYGALFVGREDVAFRPDVVLRRPNRLEEWLPEHAGFAHAIHAAETPGMTLYADVVNQKMLCME; encoded by the coding sequence ATGGGATTTCGCGGGAAAGCAAGCACGGGGCTGCCGGGCTTCGATCAGGTGATCGACATGCTTCGCTTGGGCGACAACGTGGTGTGGCAAGTCGATTCGACCGAAGACTACCAACGGCTGGTCGCTCCTTACATCGAGCAGTCGCTCAGAGACGAGCGCCGGCTCGTCTACGTTCGCTTCGGCAAGCATGAACCGGTTATCGGGGAGCATCCGGAAGTAGAGACGTATGAGATCGATCCGACGCGGGGCTTCGAACGATTCACGGCCGAAGTGTACGCGTTGATCGAACGCCGGGGGAAACAAGCCTTCTACGTATTCGACAGCTTAACCGAGCTGTTGGAACAGTGGAAATCGGACTTGATGATCGGCAACTTCTTCAAGATTGTATGTCCCTACCTGTACGAGCTCGATACGATCGCCTACTTCGCGCTGATTCGCAGCGCGCACACGTACAGCACGATCGCGGGCATTCGCGAGACGACGCAGCTGCTGTTGGATGTGTACCGCGTCAACGGAAATGTGTATATTCATCCGCTAAAGGTGTGGAACCGCTATTCGCCGACGATGTTTTTCCCGCACCTGATCCGCGGAGACGAAGCGGTGTCCATCACCGCGAGCACCGAGACGGCGGAGCTGTTCTCGGCCATTCGGCGGGGAGCGGAGCGGTTGGATTACTGGGACGTCCTCCTTCAACAAGCGCAGGACGCGCTGCAATCGGATGCGGTGCGGCAGGAGCAGGTCAAGCGAACCTTGATCGCGATGATGCTCGGCGGCGACGCCGGCCGGATGACCGAGCTGTGCGAGCGGTACTTCACGCTGTCGGATTTGCTCCTCGTCGCCTCGCGCGAGATCGGCACAGGCTTCATCGGAGGGAAGAGCGTCGGCATGCTGCTGGCGCGCAAGATCCTCGATTGCGAAGGAAGGCAAAGGTTCGCCGACTGCATAGAGCCGCACGACTCGTACTACATCGGCTCGGATGTGTATTACACTTATATCGTACAGAACGGGTGGTGGGGACTGCGGGCGAAGCAGCGAACGGAAGAAGGGTATTTCGAGTACGGCAAAGAGCTGAAGACGAAGCTGCTGCAAGGGAAATTCCCGCCGAATATCCGCGAACGCCTGATGCAGATGCTGGAATATTTCGGCCAGTCGCCGATCATCGTCCGTTCGAGCTCCTTGCTCGAGGATAATTTCGGCAACGCGTTCGCCGGCAAATACGAGAGCGTCTTCTGCGCGAATCAGGGGACGCCCGAGGAACGATACGAAGCGCTCGAGCAAGCGATCCGCGTCGTCTATGCCAGCTCGATGGACGAAGATGCGCTGCAGTATCGGTTGAACCGCGGCTTGTTCGACCGCGACGAACAGATGGCCATTCTCGTTCAACGCGTCTCGGGCGATCATTACCGGGATCACTTCTTTCCGCACGTGGCCGGCGTCGGGTTTTCCATGAACCTCTATGTATGGGAGCAAGGCATCGATATGAACGCGGGGATGCTGCGTCTCGTCTTCGGACTCGGCACGCGCGCGGTAGATCGGACGGAAGGGGACTACACCCGTCTGGTCGCGCTGGACGATCCGTCGCGGCTGCCGCCGATGTATGCGGAGGACGAGCGAAAGTATTCGCAGCACGACGTCGACGTGCTGTCGCTCGGCGAGAACAGGCTGACGACCCGGAAGGCCGACGAGGTGCTGCAGCTCGACTTGAAGACCGACCGCGGCTGGTTCGCGACGCCGGATTACGAGACGGAGCGCCGAATGCGAGAATTGGGCATGCATTCGTCGCCGACCCCGCAGCTGCTTCACTTCCGCAGGCTCCTGCGGGAGAGCGAGTTCCCCGCAACGATGAGGGACATGTTAGCGCAACTCGAGAGGGTGTACGATTATCCGGTCGATCTGGAATTTACGGCGAACTTCGGCGCAGACGGACGGTTCAAGATCAACGTGCTGCAATGCCGTCCGATGCAAACCCGAGGACTCGGCGGTCAGGGCGCCGTGAAGCTGCCCGAGCTCGGTCCGGACGCGGCGGAACGACTCTTCTTCGCCGGGCGGGGGAACTTCATGGGCGGAAACGCGCGATTGCCGGTCGAACGCGTCGTCTATGTTCGACCCGAGGCGTATGCGCAGCTTACCGACCGAGAGAAATATTCGATCGCCCGTACGATCGGGAAGTTGAATGCGCAGTTCAAGGGGAAGCATGCGCTATTGATCGGTCCAGGGCGCTGGGGCACGACGATCCCGTCGCTCGGCGTGCCGCTGCGATTCTCGGAGCTGTGCCACATGACCGCCTTATTCGAGGTCGCCGTACCGAGCGAGGGCTTCATGCCGGAGCTCAGTTATGGAAGTCACTTTTTTCAGGACCTTGTGGAAAGCGACATTTTCTATGGGGCGCTCTTCGTCGGCCGGGAGGACGTCGCCTTCCGTCCGGACGTCGTTCTCCGCAGGCCCAATCGCCTGGAGGAATGGCTGCCGGAGCACGCCGGTTTCGCGCACGCGATTCATGCGGCGGAGACGCCGGGGATGACGTTGTACGCGGACGTCGTGAATCAGAAGATGCTGTGTATGGAATGA